One genomic region from Nymphalis io chromosome 18, ilAglIoxx1.1, whole genome shotgun sequence encodes:
- the LOC126775522 gene encoding PHD finger protein 12 — translation MSNVGYDLDTSGGLMPLIRALIKPPDEDLNVTKPKKPQHPYYKRPGKGHNHDSCDACGEGGDLICCDRCPASFHLGCYDPPLDENDIPAGLWLCRECRASDDKPASTRSSRAQSPVDNKSDTDKKSRSLRNSRANSLVKKKCKDESKDEEDVRETEPEKDLSPMEILVKAAKVMNPKQFELPREMRIPCIFPGTEKEGSKAGSGLVTVDAWGCVPLPAKSCFVCRATCKLAPLLQCDYCPLLFHQDCLDPPLTALPTGRWMCPNHVEQYIDWKMVRSVSATERVALWERFSGPVDQHALKVDFIRRARNPRPSFRVKVPVGARGRVHVPRMVRHHYRRPPPLLPARRDHVRCRDVIRNLKAGGAYETDDDDAEDSDSKHQICMNLSCPQYSGSGECPLRRVRARRAACSRDVGEHDDEPDDEPEAEKNSDSSEFSDSDFEHLTTTVKKRKVSQSEVKSPGKRSTKTERLELCAEEGVEELLATVEEQLKKLDERLVKLLAWQRLQQVAAGEASAGRWRRGAVGAWGARAAAALRGASRARLARLGVRRGALPSELLARADRERIAALVWGPAPPPPEPRPLPPPPGVDLADALVKAALCEVLRPDGGGEATLGAAVAMRLSALSVGSDSACDVVLDARCRRVSPRHAVIFCDEVTRHFELINYSEWGSLVNGVMFACDVSRARDAPNALAPPDDALRRVVRRRHGRPPRVNGSLTAPTEREAGCRCSGAAPPARAAWEGSALLAHGALLQFGCRLYVFSITDHDTFPHLPALDEPAL, via the exons ATGTCTAACGTTGGTTATGATCTCGATACATCTGGCGGACTTATGCCG CTTATACGCGCACTTATTAAACCACCAGACGAAGATTTGAATGTTACTAAACCAAAGAAACCTCAACATCCTTATTACAAACGTCCTGGTAAGGGACATAATCACGACTCATGTGATGCGTGCGGGGAAGGCGGAGATTTAATATGTTGTGACCGATGCCCTGCTAGTTTTCATCTTGGATGCTA TGATCCACCGCTGGAcgagaatgatattccagctGGACTGTGGTTGTGCCGTGAATGTCGCGCAAGTGATGATAAGCCAGCTAGTACTCGTTCTAGCCGAGCACAATCTCCTGTTGATAATAAATCTGACACTGATAAAAAGTCCAG atcatTACGCAACAGTCGTGCTAACTCGCTtgttaaaaagaaatgtaaagatGAAAGCAAAGATGAAGAGGACGTCAGGGAGACTGAGCCGGAGAAGGACTTATCACCCATGGAAATTCTAGTGAAAGCGGCAAAGGTCATGAATCCAAAGCAGTTTGAACTCCCACGGGAAATGAGGATTCCTTGTATATTTCCTGGCACCGAAAAGG AGGGTAGTAAAGCCGGCAGTGGTCTGGTCACAGTGGATGCATGGGGCTGTGTGCCATTGCCTGCCAAATCTTGCTTTGTGTGCCGAGCCACCTGTAAGCTGGCACCACTGCTGCAATGCGACTACTGCCCACTTTTGTTTCATCAG gatTGCCTGGATCCACCCCTGACGGCTCTCCCCACTGGACGCTGGATGTGCCCCAACCATGTTGAGCAGTATATT GACTGGAAGATGGTGCGCTCGGTGAGCGCGACGGAGCGCGTGGCGCTGTGGGAGCGCTTCAGCGGGCCCGTTGACCAACACGCGCTCAAGGTCGACTTCATACGGCGCGCGCGCAACCCCAGGCCCTCCTTCCG CGTGAAGGTGCCGGTGGGCGCGCGCGGTCGCGTGCACGTGCCGCGCATGGTGCGCCACCACTaccgccgcccgccgccgctGCTGCCCGCGCGCCGCGACCACGTGCGCTGTCGCGACG TCATACGGAACCTAAAAGCCGGCGGAGCATATGAAACCGACGACGACGACGCGGAGGACAGCGACTCGAAGCACCAGATATGCATGAACCTGTCGTGTCCGCAGTACTCGGGTTCGGGCGAGTGTCCGCTGCGACGTGTGCGCGCCCGCCGAGCTGCGTGCTCGCGCGACGTGGGCGAGCACGACGACGAACCCGACGACGAGCCCGAG GCTGAAAAAAACAGCGATTCCAGTGAATTCTCCGATTCTGACTTTGAGCACTTAACGACTACAGTCAAGAAGAGGAAAGTATCTCAGAGCGAGGTAAAGAGTCCCGGGAAAAGGTCTACTAAGACCGAACGGCTCGAGCTCTGTGCGGAGGAGGGCGTCGAGGAGCTGCTGGCCACCGTCGAGGAACAACTCAAGAAGCTGGACGAAAGACTGGTCAAGCTGCTTGCTTGGCAACGCTTACAACAG GTGGCAGCGGGCGAGGCGAGCGCGGGGCGCTGGCGGCGCGGCGCGGTGGGCGCGTGgggcgcgcgggcggcggcggcgctgcGGGGCGCGTCGCGCGCGCGGCTGGCGCGCCTCGGCGTGCGGCGCGGCGCGCTGCCCTCCGAGCTGCTCGCGCGCGCCGACCGCGAGCGCATCGCCGCGCTCGTGTGGgggcccgcgccgccgccgcccgagcCGCGCCCGCTGCCGCCGCCGCCCGGCGTCGACCTCGCCGACGCGCTCGTCAAGGCGGCGCTCTGCGAGGTGCTGCGCCCCGACGG CGGGGGCGAGGCGACGCTGGGCGCGGCGGTGGCCATGCGGCTGTCGGCGCTGTCGGTGGGCAGCGACAGCGCGTGCGACGTGGTGCTGGACGCGCGCTGCCGCCGCGTGTCGCCGCGACACGCCGTCATCTTCTGCGATGAG GTGACGCGTCACTTCGAGTTGATCAACTACTCGGAGTGGGGCTCGCTCGTGAACGGCGTGATGTTCGCGTGCGACGTGTCGCGCGCCCGCGACGCCCCGAACGCGCTGGCGCCGCCCGACGACGCGCTGCGACGCGTCGTGCGCCGCCGCCACGGGAGGCCGCCGCG